The window CACCAAGCGCACCAATATCGCTATGCGAATTCTGATGTTTTGTGCGGTACACAAGGGCAGGCTTGTCACCAAAGCAGAAATTGCAGACGTCTGTCGCAGTTCAGAACATCACTTGGCACAGGTGGTCAATCAATTGGCACAGCTGGGGTATCTGAAAACCCTGCGCGGGCGTTGTGGCGGAATTGAGCTAGGGCGCGATGCCAAGACGATCAAAGTGGGTGAAATATTTCGCGAAATTGATGGCGATGCCAGTGAGGTGAGCTGCTTTGCGGATGTTGATGACAGCTGTCCCTTGGTGGATGCCTGCCGTTTGCGGGATGCGCTTGCTGTCGCTGTTGGCGCATTTTACGCCAGTCTTGATGATGTAAGTCTTGATGCATTAGTTTGTGATAACAGTGCTTTACGACAAATTTTGTCGCCAAGGCCCTGCGTGTCGCAAATGGGCTTGTAACCGCCGCATTTGCATTCTAATTTGACGGTGAAGCTAAGGTGACTCGGGAGAACCGGGATATCCGGTGCCGAAGGAGCAACCGCCCCGGAAACTCTCAGGCCCAAGGACCGACGTCATTGCTTTCAACTCTGGAGAGAGGTGCAAAGGCACCCGCCGAAGGGATAACGATCTCAGGCGAAAGGACAGAGGGGGCATCGCACGCG is drawn from Cognatishimia sp. WU-CL00825 and contains these coding sequences:
- a CDS encoding Rrf2 family transcriptional regulator yields the protein MRITKRTNIAMRILMFCAVHKGRLVTKAEIADVCRSSEHHLAQVVNQLAQLGYLKTLRGRCGGIELGRDAKTIKVGEIFREIDGDASEVSCFADVDDSCPLVDACRLRDALAVAVGAFYASLDDVSLDALVCDNSALRQILSPRPCVSQMGL